Genomic DNA from Catellatospora sp. TT07R-123:
CGCCAAGACCAGCCTCGCGTTCGTCGCCCCGGCGGCGATCGAGGCCGGGCTGGAACTGGACATCCGCCGGGCGATGGTGCCGGTCGGGGACGTGCGGTCGCGGACCAAGGCCGACCTGCCCCACAACGGCGCCATGCCGCACATCACCGTCGACCCGGACACGTTCACCGTCCGCATCGACGGGCAGGTGGTCGAGCCCGACCCGCCCACCGAACTGCCCATGGCCCAGCGGTACTTCCTGTTCTGACCATGGACACCGCGTACCTGCTGCTGTCGGACGGGCGGTTCCCGTCCGGTGGCCACGCCCACTCCAGCGGGCTGGAGGCGGCGGTGGCCGCCGGGCGGGTCAGGGACCTGGCCGGGGTGACCGCGTTCCTGCGCGGCCGCCTGCACACGGCCGCCTCGGTCGCCGCCGCCTTCACCGCCGCCGCCCACCGCACCCCCACCCCGGCCTTCCTCATCGAGCTGGACGGGGAGCTGGAGGCGCGGACGGTGTCACCCGCGCTGCGGCTGGCCAGCCGCCGCCAGGGCCGGGCCCTGCTGCGGGCCGGGCGGGCCACCTGGCCGTCGGAGCTCTACGCCACGCTGCCGCCACACCCGGACGGCCCGCATCAGGCGATCACGCTGGGCGTGGTGGCGGCCGCGGCGGGGCTCAGCGCCGAGCAGGCGGCCCAGATCGCGGTGTTCCACACGGTGACGGGTCCGGCCAGCGCGGCGGTGCGGCTGCTGGGGCTGGACCCGTACCAGGTGCAGCGGCAGCTCGCACTGCTCGCACCGGTCTGCGACGCCGTCGCGGCGGCCGCCGCCGCGCTGGCGCACAAACCGCCCGCCGAACTTCCGTCGCACAGCGCCCCGCTGGCCGACATATCCGCCGAACTGCACGCCACCTGGGAGGTGCGTCTCTTTGCTAGCTGACCACGACGAGACCGTTCCGCACACCCACCCCGAACCGGGGACCGACCCGCACCCGCCGCTGCCGGTGCTCGACCGCGCCGTGCGCGTCGGCATCGGCGGCCCGGTCGGGTCCGGAAAGACCGCGCTGGTCGCGGCCCTGTGCCGGGCGCTGTCGGCCGAGCTGCGGCTCGCGGTCGTCACCAACGATATCTACACCACCGAGGACGCCGACTTCCTCAAGCGGGCGGGCGTGCTCGACCCGCAGCGGATCATGGCGGTGGAGACCGGCTGCTGCCCGCACACCGCCATCCGCGACGACATCTCCGCCAACCTCGACGCCGTCGAGGAACTGGAGCAGCGGCTCGGCCCGCTGGACCTGGTGCTGGTCGAGAGCGGCGGCGACAACCTCACCGCCACGTTCAGCAAGGGCCTGATCGACCAGCAGATCTTCGTGGTCGACGTGGCCGGGGGCGACAAGGTGCCGCGCAAGGGCGGGCCGGGGGTGACCACGTCCGACCTGCTGGTCATCAACAAGACGGACCTGGCGCCGCTGGTCGGCGCGGACCTGTCGGTGATGGACCGCGACGCCCGCGCCCGCCGCGGCGACCTGCCGACGATCTTCCTGTCGATCGCGCAGGACAAGCTCGCCACCCCGGTCGCCGACTGGGTACGCCACCTGGTCGCGCACAGCCGCGGCCACGCCCACGCCCTGGCCGGCTGACGTGGTGCGCTGATGCGGGCACTGGCCCGGGTGACCGCCGTCGCCGACGGCCGCGGCGGCACCCGGCTGGCCCAGGTACGCGGCGAGCCGCCACTGGTCCTGCGGCACACCCCCGCCCCGACCGGACCCGCCGTGGTGCACCTGGTCGGGGCGGCGGCCGGGCCGCTGGCCGGCGACGACCTGCGGCTGGAGATCGAGGTCGGCCCGGGGGCCGCGCTGCGCCTGCACAGCGTCGCCGCGTCGGTGGCGCTGCCGTCGCGGGTCGCCGCCGCGTCCCGGCTGACCGTGGCCGTGGCCGTCGCGGCCGGCGGCCGCCTCGACTGGCTGCCCGAGCAGCTGGTGGCCGCGCGCGGCTGCCACCACGTGTCGGCCTCGACGGTCGAACTGGCCGAGGGGGCGCGGCTGGTATGGCGGGAGGAGCTGATCTGCGGGCGGCACGGCGAAGCACCCGGTGACGCGGTGATCGAGACGTCGGTGACGTACGCGGGGCGGCCGCTGCTGCGGCAGTCCACGGCGGTCGGCCCGGCGGCGGCCGGATGGAACGGCCCGGCGGTCCTCGGCGGCGCGAAGGCCACCGGATCGCTGCTGCGGGTCGAGCCGGGCGGGCCGGTGCCCGCCGCCCGGGTGGTCGCGCCGACGGCGGTGCTGGTGCCGCTGGCGACCGGCCCGGCGAGCCTGGTCACGGCGACAGCCCCGGACGCGCACACCCTGCGCGGCTACCTCGACGGGGCGGCCGTGGACCTGTCCGGCCAGGCCGCGTAGTCCGAACCTGTTTGGCGACGGCCGTCTGGCGGGTACGGCTGAGGTAGACCACTGGAGGCCGACATGTCGAACATCACCGATCCGAACGATCCCATGCAGCCGCCGGTTCCGGCACCGGAGCCGCCCGCGCCGCCGCCCGCGCCCACGCCGGTGCCGTCACCGCCGGGGCCGTCGCCGATGCCGACGCCGATCCCGCCGGTTCCGCCGCCGCCCATGTGACCCGTCCACCGACAGCACGTGACCGACGACGAAGGCGCCGCCCCGACCGGGGGCGGCGCCTTCGTCGTCGGGGGGCGCGGCCGGGGCCGCACGCCCGGGTCGGCGGCACCGGTCAGGGCCTCAGGCCGGGTCGGGGTCGGTCGGCACCTGCTGCGGGGACGCCTCCTCCGGCGACGGCGACGCCGCCGGGGTCGGCGACGGCGGTTCCGCCGAGGGCTCGGGCGGCGTGGGCGACGGCTCCTCGGCGGGCGACGGCGAGGCGGGCGCGGTCGACGGGGCCGGACTGGGCGGCGACGCGGTCATCGCGGTGATCTGGCCGCTGGGCGGCGACAGCAGCCCGGCGGCGTTGCAGGCGACGATCGCGAACGTGTACGACGTGCCCGGCGCCAGACCGGTGATCGTGGCGCTGGTGGCGCGGGTCCAGCCGATGAACTCCCCGTCCTGGAGGATGCGGTAGTAGGCGATCCCGCCCGTCCCGGCGTCGGCCGGTTCCGACCAGGCCAGCCAGACGGCGTGCTCGTCGGCGGCGACGGCGGTCAGGCCCGTGGGCGCGGACGGAGCCACGGGTGCGGGCGGCGCCGAGGCCCCCGGCCCGGTGCTGGCCGCGGGCGCGGGACTCCATACCGGCGCGGGGGTGGGATCGCCGCTGATGACGGGCATCGGCTGCGGGCTGGCCGTGGGCGGCGCGGTGGGCAGGGTGACCGGGGTGCCGCCGTGGCTGGCCATCACCCCGGCCGAGAGCCCCGGCAGCGGCATGCCGGCCGGCACCGCCGGGCCGTCGGGGTCTTTGCCGCCGGTTCCGTTGACCAGCAGCAGCGCCACGACCACGGCCGCACTGGCGGCGATCGCGAGCACCGCGAGCAGGGCGCGGCGCCGCCGGGGCCGGTGACTGGCCACCGCGGAGTCCAACGGGGCGGCCTTCGGCGCCGCCGCCTCGATGATCGGCGTACGGACGGTGTTGGTCGTCATGGAGCGCACCGTCGGCGCCTCGGCCGCCGGTGCGGCGGGCGAGGCCGGGGCGGCCGCTTCGGCGACGGCCGCCGCGAAGTCGGGCACCGCGTCGACGGCGGCCCGCGCCGCCAGCCAGGTGGACGTCGCCAGTTCGAGGTTGCTCTTGCGGTACTGCGCGTCGCTGAAGGTCACGATGGTGGGCAGCACCACCTGCTCCCAGGCCGGCACGGGCAGCGCCCGCCCTTCCCGCAGCGCCGTCCAGGTCTCGGCGAACTCCTGCCGCCCGACCTCCATCGCGTCGATGCGGCTGTCGTGGTCGGCGGCGTCGAACTGGTCCAGCAGCCGCTGGTGCACCTCGGCGACGTCGCGCCCCGAGGTGATGTCGGACAGCATCCGTCCCAGGTCCAGGACGAGGTTGCGAGCCTGCTGCGCCGATCCGGGGAGTGGCTGGCCCACCCGTGCCTCCCTGACTGTCCTGTCCCGGCGCGAAGATCGGGCCGGGCCGCCCCGACGGTACGCTGCCGGGTCGGCAGGCACCCGGCCGGTATGGCCGGGCATCTTCGGCCATCCGGCGCGGACCGTTCCGCCATCGTCCGATCCAGAGGTGCCGGTCGTCGCACACGGAACGGTCCTGCCGCCCTTACCCGTCCGGCCGGTGGCTAATCCTCGGACGGGCCGAACCGCACCTACGTCCACTGCGGATGGTCGAATGTGACCTCATGTCACCGACCCGACATCGGATCATCGGCTGATATCGCAGACTGGGCCGCGGAGAAGACCGCCGATGGAAGGGGCAACCGTGAAACCTGTCTCCCTGCTGTCCGTACTGGTGCTCGTCGCGGCAGGAAGCCTGGTGGCGTCCAGCCCGGCCGTCGCGCTGGACGGGCCGCCCGCCGCCCACGTGACGCCCCGGTTCGGGCTGTCGACCGCGTCCACGGTCACCGTCAGCGGGTCGGGGCTGCCCGCGCACACCGAGGTGGCGGTGGTCGAATGCGACGTGGAGACGTATGACACCGGCGACGGCCTCGTCGGCTGCCCGGCGGTCCGGACCGTCACCACCTCCGCCACCGGCACGGCCTCGGTGCAGCTCAACCCCCGTGACCCGGTGTACCGCAGCCTCGAATACGGCGACCCGGTCCCGGTCTACTGCCGCGCCGACGCCTGCCGCTACTTCTTCGAGTGGACCGACAGCGCCGGTCTGCACTCGGTCGGCACCGACGTCCTGCACTTCACCGGCTCCCCCGCCACGATCACCGCCACGCCCGCCGCGGGCCTGGCCGACGGCCAGCGGGTCAAGGTGACCGGCACCGCGAAGGGCTCGACCGGCCGCTACGTGACCATCGTCGAGGCGAGCTGCTTCCAGATCATCCAGGGCAGCGGCTGCAACGGGAACCTGCCGCTGGCAACCGTGCCGCTGCGGGCCGACGGCACGTTCCGGGCCACGGTCACGGTGTTCCGGTACCTCGGTGACGGGCAGGACTGCGTGGGCGACTTCTACGGCTGCCAGCTGCACGTCGTGGTGCTCGGCCCGGACGGGCGGCCCGACGACACGTTCGGGGTGAGCAGCATCGGGCAGCCTGCGGTGCCGCTGGAGTTCGCGCCCTGACCATACATCGTTAGATTCCATATATCGTTAGATTCCTATATTTGCGTTTATCACATTGTAATGCGTCACTGCTGTCGGTGTTCCACCACGGTCTCGACAATGGCCAGCACAGCTCCGGCCACCCCCGAGAGGAACGACCGTGCCGCCACTCCGGCCAGCCTTCTGGACCAGCGACGCCGACACTCCCGACCCGCCGACCGCCACCCGGCGCAGGCGCCCGACCCGGCGGTTCTTCGCCGCCACCGCGGTGTTCCTCGCGGCGCTGCTGCTCGCCACCGGACTGCCGGTCCTGGTGGTGCAGCAGCCCGCGACCGCGCAGACCGCTGCGGCCGACGAGCCGTGCAGCCGCAACCTCGAAGGCACCGACTGGGTCTTCGCCCCGTGCATTCCCGAAGGCCAGCCGCTGCCGCAGGACGTGCTGGACAAGCTCGCCGAGATCCGGCAGGCGTGCGGCTCGGCCAGCCCGACGCCGTCGCGCAGCGCGTCGGCGTCCCCGTCGCGCAGCGCCACACCGTCCGCCACCCCCCGCCCGACCACGAGCACCGCCCAGCACGCCGGAGCCCTGGCCGCGAGCACCGCGCCCACCGCCTCGCCGTCGCCCAGCGCCTCGGCCTCTCCCAGCAGGTCGGCGAGCCCGTCACCGAGCCGGTCGGCCTCGCCCTCGCCCAGCGGCCTGCCGTGCGCCACCCCGACGGCGACCGGCGGTCCCACCTCGTCCACCGGCCCGTCGCAGGGCGGATCGCCCTCAGCCAGCCGCTCGGCGAGCCCGTCCCCCAGCAAGTCGGCCTCGCCGTCGCCTTCGGCCAGCAAGTCGGCCAGCCCGTCCCCGAGCAAGTCGGCGTCACCGTCGCCGTCGCCCAGCAAGTCCGCCAGCCCGTCCCCCAGCAAGTCGACCTCACCGTCGCCGTCGCCCAGCAAGTCCGCCAGCCCGTCGCCGAGCAGGTCCGGCTCCCCCACCCCCACCGGGGGACCGGGCAGCCCCGGACCGGGCCAGTCGAGCCCGCCGCCGCCCGGCGGCTGCCCGCCGATCGTCGGCCCCGGGGCACCGGCCGACATCCTGACCGGCGCCGGCGAGGACCGGATCTGGTGCGAGGACCCCGCCGACGTGGGCGGCCCCGGCAAGCTCGTCGTGGTGGCGACTGGTGACTCGGTCACCTCCGCGCACAACCAGACCGGATTCGGCGCCATGTGCGCGGCCACCGCGGCCGATGCGCGCGGCCTGACCGGCAACGACGCCAACTTCTCGTACGCGGGCCGGTACGCGCGGGCGGCCGGAAACGTCGTGGAGTACTACAACTTCGCCCGGACCGGCTACGGCACCGCCGAGATGCGCGGCCGGGTGACCCGGGCCGACTCCTGCGGCAACGGGTGGAACCGGCCCGCGTCCCCGGTGGGGCTGGCCGACGCGGTGGTCCGCAAGGCCAAGCAGGCCGGGCACCTCGCCCACTACGTCACCACCGGCGGCATCAACAACACCAACTGGACCAGCGTGCTGGAGCAGCTGACGATCTGCCGGGCGATGGAGGCCGCGGCCCCGTGGATGAACGCGGTCTTCTGGACCGGGTTCCAGTGGAACGCCCCCGGCCGGCAGAACATCGTCACCCAGGGCGGCTCCTGCACGATGTCGATCACGATCTCCTGGATCGGCACCGCGTTCATCCGGGTCGGCGTGCCCGCGTACGACGGCCCGGCGCAGCTGCCGACAATCACCGCCGACGTGGCGGCGATCGTCAACACGATGCTGGCCGCGGGCACCGACAAGATCGCCTGGATGATGTACTACGACCTCACCCCGGCCCAGATCGACATCGGCACCTTCGCCAACTTCTACCTGCGCAGCTACCTGACCGCCTGGCTGCCCGGGTGGGTGGTGTCGCGGATACCGAACATCCCGCCCATCTTCCAGCCGCTGATCGATGCGCAATGGGTGGCGGCGGTGCAGGCGCTCACCACCAACCTCAACAACGCCATCCGCGCCGGCCTGCCGGCCAACGCGCGGGTCGTGGCGGTCGCCCCGCCGGTGCTGTTCGCCGGTGACATCCAGTCGACCGCGCTCGGCGGCTGCCCGCACCCCGGCGCCAGCGGGCATTCCAAACTGGCGACCGCGCTGGCCGCCGCGTACAACGGCATGCCCTGACCGGAGTCGAGGGTCGGCCGTCTGGCCGGCCCTCGATCGCCGTCCGAGCAGTCCCCGCTCACCTCAGCCGGGCAGCTGCGCGCCCAGCGCGATGACCATGTGCTGGAACTGCGGGGCCGTCACCTGGTGGCTGCCGGGAACGCCCAGGGCGCCGTCGGGCACGAAGGCGAGGTTGCACCGCCCGCAGTAGAAGGCGGCGTTCCACACCGTCGACTGTGCCGGGTAGACGGCCGAGTAGGCGCGGAATGCCTGCTCGTCCCGTTGTCGTGCCACGATGCGGTGGACGGTGAGCGCGACCGCCACGATCAGGAACGGGCAGCCGATCGCCGCCCAGAAGACGATCGCGCTGCGCAGCGCGTGCCCGCCGCCGCCTGCCAGCAGCGGCACCGTGAGGCACCCGGCGAGCAGCGACGCGCCGGCGGCGAGGGCGATGAGGACCCCGGTTCGCCGCACCGGCATGCCCGGGACCGGCGGCGGCGCGAGCGTGTCGGCGAGCCGGGTGCTCGACTGGCCCGAGGTCCGCAGGACGACACGGCCGAGGCCGTTGCGCACCCCGGTCGCGACTCCGGCGTACGTACCGGACTGGGACTCGTAGACGGATCGGACGCTCTGTACGCGATCGTTCTGAGTGCATTGTGGACAGTCGAGGGCGGCCATGCGTGATCATCGCACGCCGGTCGCCCCGACCCGCATCGAGGCCTCAGGCCCGGATGACCTTGACGCCCGCGTCGGCGAACGGGGCGGTCTGCTCCTCGGTGGCGGTG
This window encodes:
- the ureG gene encoding urease accessory protein UreG; translated protein: MLADHDETVPHTHPEPGTDPHPPLPVLDRAVRVGIGGPVGSGKTALVAALCRALSAELRLAVVTNDIYTTEDADFLKRAGVLDPQRIMAVETGCCPHTAIRDDISANLDAVEELEQRLGPLDLVLVESGGDNLTATFSKGLIDQQIFVVDVAGGDKVPRKGGPGVTTSDLLVINKTDLAPLVGADLSVMDRDARARRGDLPTIFLSIAQDKLATPVADWVRHLVAHSRGHAHALAG
- a CDS encoding fibronectin type III domain-containing protein yields the protein MGQPLPGSAQQARNLVLDLGRMLSDITSGRDVAEVHQRLLDQFDAADHDSRIDAMEVGRQEFAETWTALREGRALPVPAWEQVVLPTIVTFSDAQYRKSNLELATSTWLAARAAVDAVPDFAAAVAEAAAPASPAAPAAEAPTVRSMTTNTVRTPIIEAAAPKAAPLDSAVASHRPRRRRALLAVLAIAASAAVVVALLLVNGTGGKDPDGPAVPAGMPLPGLSAGVMASHGGTPVTLPTAPPTASPQPMPVISGDPTPAPVWSPAPAASTGPGASAPPAPVAPSAPTGLTAVAADEHAVWLAWSEPADAGTGGIAYYRILQDGEFIGWTRATSATITGLAPGTSYTFAIVACNAAGLLSPPSGQITAMTASPPSPAPSTAPASPSPAEEPSPTPPEPSAEPPSPTPAASPSPEEASPQQVPTDPDPA
- a CDS encoding urease accessory protein UreF, whose translation is MDTAYLLLSDGRFPSGGHAHSSGLEAAVAAGRVRDLAGVTAFLRGRLHTAASVAAAFTAAAHRTPTPAFLIELDGELEARTVSPALRLASRRQGRALLRAGRATWPSELYATLPPHPDGPHQAITLGVVAAAAGLSAEQAAQIAVFHTVTGPASAAVRLLGLDPYQVQRQLALLAPVCDAVAAAAAALAHKPPAELPSHSAPLADISAELHATWEVRLFAS
- a CDS encoding urease accessory protein UreD → MRALARVTAVADGRGGTRLAQVRGEPPLVLRHTPAPTGPAVVHLVGAAAGPLAGDDLRLEIEVGPGAALRLHSVAASVALPSRVAAASRLTVAVAVAAGGRLDWLPEQLVAARGCHHVSASTVELAEGARLVWREELICGRHGEAPGDAVIETSVTYAGRPLLRQSTAVGPAAAGWNGPAVLGGAKATGSLLRVEPGGPVPAARVVAPTAVLVPLATGPASLVTATAPDAHTLRGYLDGAAVDLSGQAA
- a CDS encoding neocarzinostatin apoprotein domain-containing protein, translating into MKPVSLLSVLVLVAAGSLVASSPAVALDGPPAAHVTPRFGLSTASTVTVSGSGLPAHTEVAVVECDVETYDTGDGLVGCPAVRTVTTSATGTASVQLNPRDPVYRSLEYGDPVPVYCRADACRYFFEWTDSAGLHSVGTDVLHFTGSPATITATPAAGLADGQRVKVTGTAKGSTGRYVTIVEASCFQIIQGSGCNGNLPLATVPLRADGTFRATVTVFRYLGDGQDCVGDFYGCQLHVVVLGPDGRPDDTFGVSSIGQPAVPLEFAP